In a single window of the Thunnus maccoyii chromosome 7, fThuMac1.1, whole genome shotgun sequence genome:
- the lnp1 gene encoding leukemia NUP98 fusion partner 1 produces MSLRLLPAIIMDNDEDDDGNFTKWMSSYWGHGAESGHSRDRKRSFRRPAKTQVDRRGSLPTVSQLDAMKLNRLHAATMAPTPSHLKTREEKGEVRPHQRARRASSDDNSRPKSAIPENRITTIPELTESFEKRLYLRDKRNDDDKLCLICHEDMRKNGGTVQELHCTHRFHKECMEQWLWKKQTCPTCRVHVSMPKPLYWSSSRIKVP; encoded by the exons ATGTCTCTCAGGCTCCTGCCTGCTATCATTATGGACAATGATGAAGACGATGATGGCAACTTCACAAAATGGATGAGTAGTTACTGGGGTCATGGAGCAGAATCTGGGCACTCCAGAGACAGAAAACGCAGTTTCAGAAGACCTGCAAAAACACAAGTCGATCGAAGAGGATCACTCCCAACTGTG TCACAATTAGATGCCATGAAGTTGAACCGGCTCCACGCAGCGACGATGGCGCCCACCCCCAGCCACCTTaaaacaagagaggagaaaggggaAGTCAGGCCCCACCAGAGAGCTCGTCGTGCCTCTTCAGACGACAACAGCCGTCCCAAGTCAGCCATCCCGGAGAACCGCATTACCACAATCCCAGAGCTCACAGAGTCCTTTGAGAAGAGACTTTACCTCCGTGATAAGAGG AATGATGATGACAAGCTGTGCCTGATCTGTCATGAGGACATGCGTAAGAATGGAGGTACAGTTCAAGAGCTGCACTGTACACACCGCTTCCACAAAGAG TGCATGGAGCAGTGGCTGTGGAAGAAACAGACGTGTCCCACATGCCGTGTCCACGTGTCCATGCCGAAGCCCCTCTACTGGTCCTCGTCCCGCATCAAAGTCCCATAA
- the tmem45a gene encoding transmembrane protein 45A, with the protein MGSFKGHALPGSFFLVAGLWWTGKYSLWHATRRNKNIGSTRLASRASQRRLEIIESSVILFFSFVGMLLEQFAADGPRLQLYDFEEKHWEDLMNWQHATMYLFFGLAGTVSLVIHTTEAAPLALDRLMLAISFFNEGFLFLYHLHGRSMLDVHVHQLLLYAVFGEALVAFLEVFHRGNIILELLRCTLTLLQGSWFWQIGFVLYPPRGPEWDMKDHNNMMFITMCYSWHLAFAMLVVSVLYCTVSCVVRSRLKRTPPMEMGLLKPRDRDPESEDEIL; encoded by the exons ATGGGGAGTTTCAAGGGTCATGCGCTCCCTGGAAGCTTCTTCCTAGTAGCGGGGCTCTGGTGGACTGGAAAGTACTCGCTCTGGCACGCCACCCGCAGGAACAAGAATATAGGTTCCACTCGGCTGGCCAGCAGAGCATCCCAGCGCCGCCTGGAGATCATTGAAAGCTCTGTCatactcttcttctcttttgttg GGATGCTATTGGAGCAATTCGCAGCAGATGGACCAAGATTGCAGCTGTATGACTTTGAAGAGAAACACTGGGAAGATCTGATGAACTGGCAGCACGCCACCATGTACCTGTTCTTTGGCCTAGCAGGGACTGTGTCCCTGGTCATCCACACCACAGAGGCTGCTCCGCTAGCACTGGATAGGTTAATGTTGgctatttctttctttaatgaAG gaTTTCTTTTCCTGTACCACCTGCATGGCAGGAGTATGCTGGACGTCCACGTGCATCAGCTCCTCCTCTATGCCGTCTTTGGTGAGGCTCTCGTTGCCTTCCTGGAGGTCTTCCACCGAGGCAACATCATTCTGGAGCTGCTGCGCTGCACCCTCACTCTCCTGCAGGGAAGCTGGTTCTGGCAG ATTGGTTTTGTGCTGTACCCTCCACGCGGCCCTGAGTGGGACATGAAGGACCACAACAACATGATGTTCATCACCATGTGCTACTCCTGGCACCTCGCCTTCGCTATGCTCGTCGTGAGCGTGCTCTATTGCACGGTCAGCTG CGTGGTTCGCTCCAGATTGAAGAGGACTCCTCCGATGGAAATGGGACTCTTGAAGCCCAGAGACAGGGATCCAGAGTCAGAAGACGAGATTTTATGA
- the sft2d2a gene encoding SFT2 domain containing 2a, with the protein MDKLKSVLSGEEARREDRNILQTANEASTLGWGTRVKGFIACFVVGGACTILGVCMLFLPRIGLILFIVFYTFGNLCALCSTMFLMGPLKQLKRMCDKTRALATTIMITCLVLTLCAAFWWKNFGLALLFCILQVLSFTWYSLSYIPFVRDAIMKIVSMCLK; encoded by the exons ATGGATAAATTAAAATCGGTTTTGAGTGGCGAAGAGGCGCGCAGAGAAGACAGAAATATTTTACAG ACTGCCAATGAAGCCTCGACTCTTGGCTGGGGAACACGTGTGAAGGGATTCATCGCCTGCTTTGTGGTGGGGGGCGCTTGCACTATTTTG GGAGTGTGTATGCTCTTCCTCCCCAGGATTGGCCTCATTCTCTTCATCGTCTTTTACACCTTTGGGAACCTATGTGCTCTGTGCAG CACCATGTTTCTGATGGGGCCACTGAAGCAGCTGAAAAGGATGTGTGACAAAACAAGAGCGCTGGCCACCACAATTATGATT ACCTGTCTTGTGTTGACTCTCTGCGCAGCCTTCTGG TGGAAGAACTTTGGACTCGCTTTGTTATTTTGCATCTTACAAGTCTTATCATTTACCTG GTACAGCCTGTCATACATCCCGTTTGTCAG GGACGCAATAATGAAGATAGTGTCTATGTGCTTGAAATGA
- the LOC121900505 gene encoding pollen-specific leucine-rich repeat extensin-like protein 2, whose protein sequence is METSGNKKSKKGRNKRIIKHIPRTSNQGGAPLSPEKKSVKTEDRASKKDQEEREKPQPVVEEKKEKPQPVNPWKKNLQEGSNLVYCQVHNKADYPALPRRHFRQGQMRQEPELPTTAPESKPAKSPEEAEPVTAPQEPESATAPEKPESVTAPQGPEPVTASQEPELVTAPQEPEPAMSPVEPEPATPPEEPEPATAPQEPEPATALQEPEPATAPQEPEHAIALQEPEPATALQEPEPATALQEPEPATTLQEPEPATAPQEPEHAIALQEPEPATALQKPEPAAAPQEPHPTTLTKLFADLGFTVTAGQQPECPVQKTNVEVYCEQTNQALLQIPELELQRIGEEKEEQISKLAKEKEVLLKEVVQWKQLLKSQTTEANLQQGFLKAQLSKERQANSEASNKIRQLENALEAEKKEQGEMEMVLAQNMELTFRMEATLVQANKDLQHKTDQWEEDRSRLLAKQQDETSRLLAALKQAKEDLENERRQWKEEKSLLLESLSNKTLEEKEGASGGLIDRMADLERQMEEIEIEAKEPKKSKKKSLWKRFRQLFK, encoded by the coding sequence ATGGAGACaagtggaaacaaaaaaagcaagaaaggCAGGAACAAGAGGATCATCAAACATATCCCGCGTACCTCCAATCAGGGTGGTGCTCCCCTCAGCCCAGAAAAAAAGTCTGTCAAGACTGAAGACCGGGCCAGCAAAAAGGACCAAGAGGAAAGGGAGAAACCTCAACCGGTggtggaggaaaagaaagaaaaacccCAGCCGGTAAACCCATGGAAGAAAAACCTCCAAGAGGGGAGCAACCTGGTGTACTGCCAGGTACATAACAAAGCTGATTACCCTGCCCTGCCGAGACGACATTTCAGGCAGGGTCAGATGAGACAGGAGCCAGAGTTACCAACCACAGCTCCAGAGTCAAAGCCTGCCAAATCACCTGAGGAGGCAGAGCCTGTCACAGCTCCCCAAGAGCCAGAGTCTGCAACAGCACCTGAAAAGCCAGAATCTGTCACAGCTCCTCAGGGGCCAGAGCCTGTCACAGCTTCCCAAGAGCCAGAGCTTGTCACAGCTCCCCAAGAACCAGAGCCTGCCATGTCACCTGTGGAGCCAGAGCCTGCAACACCACCTGAGGAGCCAGAGCCTGCAACAGCTCCTCAGGAGCCAGAGCCTGCCACAGCCCTCCAAGAGCCAGAGCCTGCAACAGCTCCTCAGGAGCCAGAGCACGCCATTGCCCTCCAAGAGCCAGAGCCTGCCACAGCCCTCCAAGAGCCAGAGCCTGCCACAGCCCTCCAAGAGCCAGAGCCTGCCACAACCCTCCAAGAGCCAGAGCCTGCAACAGCTCCTCAGGAACCAGAGCATGCCATTGCCCTCCAAGAGCCAGAGCCTGCCACAGCCCTCCAAAAGCCAGAgcctgcagcagctcctcaggAGCCACATCCAACCACATTAACCAAATTATTCGCTGATCTAGGGTTCACTGTGACAGCAGGACAACAGCCTGAATGTCCAGTCCAGAAAACCAATGTGGAGGTCTACTGTGAGCAGACCAACCAGGCTCTGCTCCAGATCCCTGAGCTTGAGCTTCAGAGGATcggagaagagaaggaggagcagATCTCTAAACTGGCAAAGGAGAAAGAAGTCCTGCTAAAAGAGGTAGTGCAATGGAAACAATTGCTGAAGAGCCAAACAACAGAGGCAAACCTCCAGCAAGGATTTCTAAAGGCTCAGCTTTCCAAAGAGAGGCAGGCCAACAGTGAAGCGTCTAATAAAATTAGGCAGTTAGAGAACGCTCTGGAGGCTGAGAAGAAAGAGCAGGGAGAGATGGAAATGGTCTTGGCCCAAAACATGGAGTTAACATTTAGAATGGAGGCTACCTTGGTCCAGGCAAACAAGGACctgcaacacaaaacagacCAGTGGGAGGAGGACAGGTCCCGTCTCCTGGCCAAACAGCAGGATGAGACCTCCCGTTTGTTGGCAGCACTCAAGCAGGCTAAAGAGGACCTCGAGAACGAGAGGCGCCAGTGGAAGGAGGAAAAGTCCCTTCTACTGGAGTCTCTCAGTAACAAGACCCtcgaggagaaggagggagccAGCGGAGGCTTGATTGACAGGATGGCTGATCTGGAGAGGCAGATGGAAGAGATTGAGATCGAAGCCAAAGAGCCCAAGAAAAGCAAGAAGAAATCTCTGTGGAAAAGATTCCGCCAGTTATTCAAATAA